In the Dioscorea cayenensis subsp. rotundata cultivar TDr96_F1 chromosome 12, TDr96_F1_v2_PseudoChromosome.rev07_lg8_w22 25.fasta, whole genome shotgun sequence genome, one interval contains:
- the LOC120274147 gene encoding probable D-2-hydroxyglutarate dehydrogenase, mitochondrial, which produces MEGGLISDGVIAQDINQASSFWRIREGIPEALMKAGAVYKYDLSLPVEKLYDIVVQMQLRLGSSAKVCGYGHLGDGNLHLNISTPNYDDNVFSQIEPFVYEWTAAHTGSISAEHGIGLMKADKIHYSKSTETVRLMASIKKLVDPNGIMNPYKVLPQSILHDI; this is translated from the exons ATGGAAGGAGGTCTTATTTCAGATGGTGTTATAGCTCAGGATATTAACCAAGCATCGTCTTTTTGGCGTATTAGAGag GGTATACCAGAAGCTTTGATGAAAGCTGGAGCCGTCTACAAGTATGACTTGTCATTGCCTGTTGAAAAACTCTATGACATTGTTGTACAGATGCAACTTCGGCTTG GAAGTTCTGCGAAGGTATGTGGATATGGTCACCTTGGGGATGGTAACTTACACCTAAATATTTCAACGCCTAACTATGATGACAAT GTCTTTTCTCAGATAGAACCCTTTGTCTATGAATGGACAGCAGCACATACGGGAAGCATAAGCGCAGAGCATGGCATAGGGCTGATGAAAGCTGATAAAATTCATTACAGCAAGTCTACAGAAACT GTGAGATTAATGGCTTCTATTAAGAAGTTAGTGGACCCCAATGGCATAATGAATCCTTACAAAGTTCTTCCTCAATCTATTCTCCATGATATATGA